One window from the genome of Cryobacterium sp. GrIS_2_6 encodes:
- the rbfA gene encoding 30S ribosome-binding factor RbfA has protein sequence MADPERARKMADRIKVIVAKRLERGLRDPRLGFVTITDVKVTGDVQHASVFYTVYGSLEERTDSAAALKAATGLLRSEVGKNITARLTPSLEFIADAIPENAALIDDLLREARERDSQVGALAQGAQYAGDEDPYVKPREFEDEDGDEDDDDEDETPAVGHHAE, from the coding sequence ATGGCAGATCCGGAACGCGCCAGAAAAATGGCCGACCGCATCAAGGTCATCGTGGCAAAGCGGCTCGAACGCGGCCTGCGTGACCCGAGGCTCGGCTTCGTGACCATCACGGACGTCAAGGTGACGGGTGACGTGCAACACGCATCCGTTTTCTACACCGTCTACGGCTCCCTCGAGGAGCGCACCGACAGCGCCGCGGCGCTCAAGGCGGCCACCGGGCTGCTGCGCAGCGAGGTCGGCAAGAACATCACCGCCCGGCTCACCCCGTCGCTCGAGTTCATCGCGGACGCGATCCCAGAGAACGCCGCCCTCATCGACGACCTTCTCCGCGAAGCGCGGGAGCGCGACAGCCAGGTCGGCGCGCTCGCACAGGGCGCCCAGTACGCCGGCGACGAAGATCCCTACGTCAAGCCGCGCGAATTCGAGGACGAGGACGGCGACGAGGACGACGACGACGAGGACGAGACTCCCGCCGTCGGTCACCACGCCGAATAA
- a CDS encoding A/G-specific adenine glycosylase, with product MAGLVNAWFGLHARDLPWRRDGFGAWGVLVSEFMLQQTPVTRVIPHLEAWLTRWPTPADLAAVPPGEAVRAWATLGYPRRALWLHAAAVEITGNHGGVVPQDVDVLLTLTGIGDYTARAVAAFAYGHRHPVVDTNTRRVIARCVAGQAEPAPPSRTRDLAAMTALLPADVRAAAVFNAGAMELGALVCTSARPRCADCPLAALCAWRAAGYPEYQGPKKTLQKKFAGSDRQVRGLILAELRSTRHPVTDAEITTLWPDPAQLGRALSGLLSDGLAVRVAAGSYSLPHE from the coding sequence ATCGCCGGCCTCGTCAATGCCTGGTTCGGCCTGCACGCTCGCGACCTGCCCTGGCGCCGCGACGGTTTCGGCGCGTGGGGGGTGCTCGTGAGCGAGTTCATGCTGCAGCAGACGCCCGTGACCCGGGTGATCCCGCATCTCGAGGCGTGGCTCACCCGGTGGCCGACCCCCGCCGACCTCGCCGCCGTTCCGCCGGGCGAGGCCGTGCGGGCATGGGCGACGCTCGGCTACCCCCGGCGCGCGCTCTGGCTGCACGCCGCGGCCGTCGAGATCACCGGGAACCACGGCGGCGTCGTGCCGCAGGACGTCGACGTGCTCCTCACGCTGACGGGGATCGGCGACTACACCGCGCGGGCGGTCGCCGCGTTCGCGTACGGCCACCGGCACCCGGTCGTCGACACGAACACCCGCCGGGTCATCGCCCGGTGCGTCGCCGGCCAGGCCGAACCCGCGCCGCCGAGCCGCACCCGCGATCTCGCGGCCATGACTGCTCTCCTTCCGGCGGACGTCCGTGCCGCGGCCGTCTTCAACGCCGGCGCCATGGAACTGGGCGCGCTCGTCTGCACGTCAGCACGCCCGCGCTGCGCGGACTGCCCGCTTGCCGCGCTCTGCGCCTGGCGCGCGGCCGGCTACCCCGAGTACCAGGGTCCGAAGAAGACGTTGCAGAAGAAGTTCGCCGGCAGCGACCGGCAGGTGCGCGGCCTGATCCTCGCCGAGTTGCGCTCGACGAGGCACCCGGTGACGGATGCCGAGATCACCACGCTTTGGCCGGACCCCGCCCAGCTCGGTCGGGCCCTGTCCGGCCTCCTCTCCGACGGCCTCGCGGTGCGCGTCGCCGCAGGGTCATACTCGCTCCCCCACGAGTAG
- a CDS encoding 2-dehydropantoate 2-reductase, which yields MRIAVIGAGALGGTFATLLEKAGHTVTVTARGKALSVIRSEGIHLTGGFGDETARPAAVELLTETPELTLVCTKAQDAAAAITANAAVLDGSPVIVVQNGLDGVATARRILPNSDCFGALSIIAANYAAPGLVTVTTPAPTYIGHDTGYIDAGTLAWQGVLDAAFPTIATSNFVGAQWTKLVVNMLNALPAVTGLSVQEVVDDAGLRRILTASMRETVRVGVARGVRFGALQGLGDRRLRGFAGLPLSIGQLLPRMMRARMGDVPNLGSTLQSLRRGQLTEIDHLNGVVVREAAAAGVAAPVNALLTALVHEVEAAGRPLAPAEALARFAPLRLR from the coding sequence ATGCGAATTGCTGTGATCGGTGCGGGTGCCCTCGGCGGAACGTTCGCCACGCTACTGGAGAAGGCCGGGCATACCGTGACGGTTACGGCGCGTGGGAAGGCCCTGAGCGTCATCCGCTCGGAGGGCATTCACCTGACCGGCGGCTTCGGCGACGAGACCGCCCGACCGGCGGCGGTCGAATTGCTCACCGAGACTCCCGAACTCACGCTCGTCTGCACCAAGGCGCAGGATGCCGCCGCCGCGATCACGGCGAACGCGGCGGTCCTCGACGGCTCGCCGGTAATCGTCGTGCAGAACGGGCTCGACGGTGTCGCCACGGCGCGACGGATCCTGCCGAACTCCGACTGCTTCGGGGCGCTCTCGATCATCGCCGCGAACTATGCGGCTCCGGGGCTCGTCACCGTGACCACGCCGGCACCGACGTACATCGGGCACGATACCGGCTACATCGACGCGGGAACGCTCGCCTGGCAGGGTGTGCTCGACGCGGCATTCCCGACGATCGCGACCTCGAACTTCGTCGGCGCCCAGTGGACGAAGCTCGTGGTCAACATGCTCAACGCGCTCCCGGCAGTGACCGGGCTGAGCGTGCAGGAGGTCGTCGACGACGCGGGGCTCCGCCGGATCCTGACCGCGAGCATGCGGGAGACCGTGCGCGTCGGCGTCGCCCGCGGGGTGCGGTTCGGGGCGCTGCAGGGGCTCGGCGACCGCCGGTTGCGTGGTTTCGCCGGCCTTCCGCTCTCGATCGGGCAGCTGCTGCCGCGCATGATGCGGGCCAGGATGGGCGACGTACCGAACCTCGGCTCGACCCTGCAGAGCCTCCGCAGGGGTCAGCTGACCGAGATCGACCACCTCAACGGGGTCGTCGTACGTGAGGCCGCCGCAGCAGGCGTCGCCGCGCCGGTCAATGCCCTGCTGACTGCCCTTGTGCACGAAGTCGAGGCCGCCGGACGGCCGCTCGCCCCGGCCGAAGCGCTCGCCCGCTTCGCCCCGTTGCGCCTGCGGTAG
- a CDS encoding MFS transporter: MSQPFTRRVPIWLAIVASSLPVFMATLDDLVVTGALPVVNRDLGACIEELQWVINAYSLSFATFMLMAVAIGDRFGRRTVFLAGIAIFTVASALAGLSTEPWQLITARAIQGVGAAALMTIPWTLAPMVVAPLTGLLSPRTGTRLPIVLGFSFLAIAMGWLAVEMSATVAYIDLVPAFLLAGVGMGLVFVPSSTAVLANMVPNDHAKATGTNSTLREIGVALGVAVLTAASTGAGGELTAAGYVGAVVPAIVVGASVLALAALIGLTLPHGRRAPAATPAPEPVALSV; encoded by the coding sequence GTGTCCCAGCCCTTCACCCGTCGCGTCCCGATCTGGCTCGCCATCGTCGCGTCTTCACTCCCCGTGTTCATGGCCACCCTCGACGACCTCGTCGTGACCGGCGCCCTACCCGTGGTCAACCGAGACCTCGGCGCTTGCATCGAGGAGCTGCAATGGGTGATCAACGCGTACTCACTGAGCTTCGCGACCTTCATGTTGATGGCCGTCGCCATCGGCGACCGCTTCGGCCGGCGCACGGTCTTCCTCGCCGGGATCGCGATCTTCACGGTCGCCTCCGCGCTCGCCGGCCTCTCGACCGAGCCGTGGCAGCTCATCACAGCGCGGGCTATCCAGGGTGTCGGGGCCGCTGCCCTGATGACGATACCGTGGACCCTCGCGCCCATGGTGGTCGCCCCGCTCACCGGCCTGCTCAGTCCGCGAACGGGCACACGGCTTCCGATCGTGCTCGGATTCTCCTTCCTCGCCATCGCGATGGGCTGGCTTGCGGTGGAAATGAGTGCGACGGTTGCATACATCGACCTCGTGCCCGCGTTCCTCCTCGCCGGCGTCGGAATGGGACTCGTATTCGTGCCGAGCTCGACGGCAGTGCTCGCGAACATGGTCCCGAACGACCACGCGAAGGCAACAGGAACCAACTCGACCCTGCGCGAGATCGGCGTGGCGCTCGGCGTCGCCGTCCTCACCGCGGCCTCCACGGGCGCCGGAGGAGAGCTGACCGCGGCCGGCTACGTGGGTGCGGTGGTCCCGGCGATCGTCGTCGGGGCATCCGTGCTCGCTCTTGCCGCCCTGATCGGGCTCACCCTGCCCCACGGTCGCCGTGCGCCCGCCGCGACTCCCGCCCCCGAACCCGTCGCGCTCTCCGTCTGA
- a CDS encoding TetR/AcrR family transcriptional regulator, producing the protein MSEESGTAAKEPTTERIPAALRREQILAAASRVFGERGYSGATTDQVAQAAGISQPYVVRMFGTKENLFLEVVARALDKLITTFRGVLAEPQPAGGDDADSLVARLGAAYVDLIDDRGILLSLMQAFITGHDPVIGAKAREGFLQIYRMLRDEAGFPPEIVRDFLADGMLFNTLLAIRLPDIFEDDEAAEELMRCAFRGKLDVVLAATASTGLHASHATSTSHAPTGTAGTRS; encoded by the coding sequence GTGAGTGAAGAATCCGGTACGGCAGCCAAAGAACCGACCACCGAACGAATCCCCGCGGCACTGCGCAGGGAACAGATCCTGGCCGCGGCGAGCAGGGTCTTCGGTGAACGTGGATACTCCGGTGCCACGACCGACCAGGTCGCGCAGGCCGCCGGGATCAGCCAGCCGTACGTCGTGCGGATGTTCGGCACGAAGGAGAACCTCTTCCTCGAGGTCGTCGCCCGTGCTCTCGACAAACTCATCACGACCTTTCGCGGGGTCCTTGCCGAGCCCCAGCCGGCCGGCGGCGACGACGCCGACTCGCTCGTCGCCCGTCTCGGGGCCGCATACGTCGACCTGATCGACGACCGCGGCATCCTGCTCTCGCTCATGCAGGCCTTCATCACCGGGCATGACCCGGTGATCGGCGCCAAGGCCAGGGAGGGCTTCCTGCAGATCTACCGGATGCTGCGCGACGAAGCCGGGTTCCCCCCGGAGATCGTCCGCGATTTCCTCGCGGACGGCATGCTCTTCAACACCCTGCTCGCCATCCGGCTCCCGGACATCTTCGAGGACGACGAGGCCGCCGAGGAGCTGATGCGGTGCGCCTTCCGAGGCAAGCTCGACGTCGTGCTCGCCGCGACAGCCTCGACAGGCTTGCACGCCTCGCACGCCACGTCCACCTCGCACGCCCCGACCGGCACTGCAGGGACACGCTCATGA
- the truB gene encoding tRNA pseudouridine(55) synthase TruB, translated as MSADIERETEPNDETSSRNSARVHSTASGLLLVDKPQSWTSHDAVARTRRLAGTRKVGHAGTLDPMATGLLILGINSSTRLLTFIVGLDKEYLATIRLGSATTTDDAEGEEISRAPEASVALIEPAAIAAGIGRLTGYISQQPSAVSAIKVDGKRAYARVRDGEDVQLPARPVTIAAFELLSSRAVDGFLDLEVRVECSSGTYIRALARDLGVGLGVGGHLTALRRTRIGPFRIENAQPLAELDVVAALIRPADAATRVLGRLDLTEQQAIDLGHGKRIEVTTEIADTGAAGTAAPLAAIAPGGRLVGLVELRGAQARTVINFPPDEAAARESS; from the coding sequence ATGAGTGCAGACATCGAGCGCGAGACCGAACCCAACGACGAGACCTCGTCCCGAAACAGCGCGCGGGTGCATTCCACCGCGAGCGGCCTGCTCCTCGTCGACAAGCCGCAGAGTTGGACGAGCCACGACGCCGTCGCCCGCACGCGACGCCTCGCAGGCACCCGCAAAGTCGGCCACGCGGGCACCCTCGACCCGATGGCCACCGGCCTGCTGATCCTCGGCATCAACAGCTCGACCCGACTGCTCACCTTCATCGTCGGGCTCGACAAGGAATACCTGGCCACGATCCGGCTCGGCTCGGCGACGACCACGGACGACGCGGAGGGCGAGGAAATCTCCCGCGCGCCTGAGGCATCCGTCGCACTCATCGAGCCCGCGGCCATTGCGGCCGGAATCGGCCGACTGACCGGGTATATCAGCCAGCAGCCGAGCGCGGTGAGCGCGATCAAGGTCGACGGAAAGCGCGCGTATGCCCGCGTCCGCGACGGGGAGGACGTGCAGCTGCCCGCCCGGCCGGTCACCATCGCCGCCTTCGAACTGCTCTCGAGCAGGGCCGTCGACGGCTTCCTCGACCTCGAGGTGCGCGTCGAATGCTCCTCTGGCACCTACATCCGGGCCCTTGCCCGCGACCTCGGCGTCGGGCTCGGCGTCGGAGGGCACCTCACCGCACTCCGCCGCACCCGCATCGGTCCGTTCCGCATCGAGAACGCCCAGCCCCTCGCGGAGCTCGACGTCGTCGCCGCTCTCATCAGGCCGGCGGACGCCGCGACGCGCGTGCTTGGGCGCCTCGACCTCACCGAGCAACAGGCGATCGACCTCGGTCACGGCAAACGAATCGAGGTCACGACCGAGATCGCGGACACCGGGGCAGCGGGGACCGCGGCCCCGCTCGCCGCGATCGCCCCCGGCGGCCGGCTCGTCGGCCTCGTCGAGCTTCGGGGCGCCCAGGCCCGTACCGTGATCAATTTCCCGCCCGACGAGGCCGCAGCGCGGGAGTCCTCGTGA
- a CDS encoding bifunctional riboflavin kinase/FAD synthetase, which yields MKVLSGIGSLPLETGTPGSAVTIGKFDGVHAGHRAVIDRLKDIAGTQGLTAVVVTFDRHPLALLAPEKCPPFLISAEQKLRLLAETGVDATLVLEFTRDLASLPPEVFVETVLVNGLHARHVLVGRDFRFGAHGAGDVALLTELGAGFGFAVDLIEDVKPDRVRRVSSTWIRELLASGDVRAAGELLGHTPTVRGEVVHGAARGRELGFPTANLSAESEGLIPADGVYAGWLTDGADRYPAAISVGNNPTFDGVAQKQVEAYVLDRELDLYGHVVEVSFVERIRGMVAFTGIDPLILQMRADVDQIRTLLAGSTRH from the coding sequence GTGAAGGTCCTCTCCGGCATCGGCTCCCTCCCTCTCGAGACCGGCACCCCCGGCTCCGCGGTCACGATCGGGAAGTTCGACGGCGTCCACGCCGGCCATCGCGCCGTGATCGACCGGCTCAAAGACATCGCAGGGACGCAGGGGCTCACGGCGGTCGTCGTGACCTTCGACCGGCATCCGCTCGCCCTGCTCGCCCCAGAGAAGTGCCCGCCGTTCCTGATCAGCGCAGAGCAAAAGCTCCGGCTGCTCGCCGAGACCGGCGTCGACGCCACCCTCGTGCTCGAGTTCACCAGGGACCTCGCGAGCCTGCCGCCTGAGGTCTTCGTCGAGACCGTCCTCGTGAACGGGCTGCACGCCCGGCACGTGCTCGTCGGCAGAGACTTCCGCTTCGGCGCCCACGGTGCCGGTGACGTCGCCCTGCTCACCGAGCTCGGCGCAGGCTTCGGCTTCGCCGTCGACCTGATCGAGGATGTCAAGCCCGACCGGGTGCGCAGGGTTTCGTCGACCTGGATCAGGGAACTGCTCGCGAGCGGTGATGTGAGGGCGGCCGGCGAACTGCTCGGCCACACCCCGACCGTGCGCGGAGAGGTCGTGCACGGCGCGGCCAGAGGCCGCGAACTCGGGTTCCCGACGGCCAACCTCTCCGCGGAATCCGAGGGGCTCATCCCTGCCGACGGCGTCTACGCCGGCTGGCTGACCGACGGCGCGGATCGTTACCCGGCCGCCATCTCGGTCGGCAACAATCCGACCTTCGACGGGGTCGCGCAGAAGCAGGTCGAGGCCTACGTACTCGACCGGGAGCTCGACCTCTACGGTCACGTCGTCGAGGTGTCCTTCGTCGAGCGGATCCGCGGCATGGTCGCGTTCACCGGAATCGATCCGCTGATCCTGCAGATGCGGGCAGACGTCGACCAGATCCGCACTCTCCTCGCCGGCTCGACCCGCCACTGA
- a CDS encoding maleylpyruvate isomerase family mycothiol-dependent enzyme, producing MPDISQYLPFSRKPQVDDTGTTSDWSPEIAATLTGIAGILETLSAEEWETPSLCGGWRVRDAAGHLVWRVGTPTRQLLGTGWTALREQLPNLSVDHAVDTLSRRAAEADPDELIASLQTTAAEYAAGRVTARGRHGITELTEVVVHGLDLAHPLGRALEVSPVALGAVAVRRALIAPTPVKAVVRRRTLAATDAGWRVGRGAVIESTGVNIVLFLFGREGFTPTGPRSPGLSSER from the coding sequence ATGCCCGACATTTCCCAGTACCTGCCGTTCAGCCGCAAGCCCCAGGTGGACGACACCGGGACGACCTCCGACTGGAGCCCGGAGATCGCGGCGACCCTGACCGGAATCGCCGGCATCCTTGAGACGCTTTCCGCAGAGGAATGGGAGACGCCGAGCCTCTGCGGCGGCTGGCGGGTGCGCGACGCGGCCGGGCATCTGGTCTGGCGGGTCGGTACCCCGACGCGCCAACTGCTCGGCACCGGGTGGACGGCACTGCGGGAGCAGCTGCCGAACCTGAGTGTGGACCATGCCGTCGACACCCTCAGCCGTCGGGCCGCCGAGGCGGACCCGGACGAGCTCATCGCGTCGCTGCAGACCACCGCCGCCGAGTACGCCGCGGGGAGGGTGACCGCCCGGGGGCGGCACGGCATCACCGAATTGACGGAGGTCGTCGTCCACGGACTCGACCTGGCGCATCCGCTCGGCAGGGCCCTTGAGGTCTCGCCGGTCGCGCTCGGCGCGGTTGCCGTGCGCAGGGCGCTGATAGCACCCACTCCGGTCAAGGCGGTCGTGCGCCGCCGCACGCTCGCGGCCACGGATGCCGGCTGGCGCGTCGGGCGCGGAGCCGTGATCGAGAGCACGGGCGTGAACATCGTGCTCTTCCTCTTCGGCCGGGAGGGCTTCACGCCGACCGGGCCGCGCTCCCCCGGCCTAAGCTCTGAGCGCTGA
- a CDS encoding MFS transporter, with protein sequence MNPTLIRGLWAGRTLALLGILLVAANLRTAVAALSPIVLAISVDIPLGALAIGVLGMLPPVCFAAFGIFTPVFTRRIGLERVVVVALIAILAGHLLRGSAGSLTWLIGGSIVTFAGLGAGNVLLPPLVKKYFPDRVGLVTSLYVTVLSVSTLVPPLVAVPVADAAGWRVSLGMWMIPALLALVPWATMLVRHRMSQSAPPAVPEAEPVLLARIGRSSIAWAIAVVFGTSSLNAYALFAWLPLMLTQTAGISPGQAGTLLSLYAAVGLPCALVVPWLAVRMKNLSLLIYVGMFAFIAGDVGLLLAPGTLTVLWVLLAGLGPLYFPLALVLINLRTRTHEGSVALSGFVQSVGYILGALGPLVVGVLHRLTGGWSWPIWFLIATALAVGFAARVIARPHLLEDDLDRSR encoded by the coding sequence GTGAACCCCACCCTGATCCGCGGTCTCTGGGCCGGGCGAACCCTCGCGCTTCTGGGCATCCTCCTCGTCGCGGCCAACCTGCGCACGGCAGTCGCGGCACTGTCTCCGATCGTCCTGGCGATCAGCGTCGACATCCCGCTCGGGGCGCTCGCCATCGGCGTGCTCGGCATGCTCCCGCCGGTCTGCTTCGCGGCCTTCGGCATTTTCACCCCGGTCTTCACGCGCCGCATCGGGCTCGAGCGGGTCGTTGTCGTCGCCCTTATCGCAATCCTCGCCGGTCACCTCCTCCGTGGCAGCGCCGGTTCCCTGACCTGGCTCATCGGCGGCAGCATCGTGACCTTCGCAGGTCTCGGCGCCGGTAACGTCCTGCTGCCCCCGCTGGTCAAGAAGTACTTCCCCGACCGGGTCGGCCTCGTGACCTCCCTCTACGTCACGGTGCTGTCCGTGAGCACCCTCGTTCCGCCTCTCGTCGCGGTCCCGGTGGCGGATGCCGCCGGCTGGCGGGTCTCCCTCGGCATGTGGATGATCCCCGCGCTCCTCGCCCTCGTGCCCTGGGCCACCATGCTCGTGCGACACCGGATGTCGCAGAGCGCCCCGCCGGCGGTCCCGGAGGCTGAGCCGGTGCTGCTGGCCCGCATCGGCCGTTCTTCGATCGCCTGGGCGATCGCCGTCGTCTTCGGGACGTCGTCGCTCAACGCATACGCGCTCTTCGCGTGGCTTCCGCTGATGCTCACCCAGACCGCGGGGATCAGCCCCGGCCAGGCCGGGACGTTGCTCTCCCTCTACGCCGCCGTCGGACTGCCGTGCGCGCTCGTCGTGCCGTGGCTCGCCGTACGGATGAAGAACCTCAGCCTCCTGATCTACGTCGGAATGTTCGCGTTCATCGCCGGAGACGTGGGTCTCCTCCTCGCACCGGGCACGCTCACGGTTCTCTGGGTGCTGCTCGCCGGCCTCGGCCCGCTCTACTTCCCGCTCGCGCTCGTGCTGATCAACCTCCGCACGCGCACCCACGAGGGCTCCGTCGCGCTCAGCGGGTTCGTCCAGAGCGTCGGGTACATCCTCGGCGCCCTCGGGCCGCTTGTCGTCGGCGTGCTGCACCGGCTCACGGGGGGCTGGAGCTGGCCGATCTGGTTCCTGATCGCGACCGCCCTCGCCGTCGGCTTCGCCGCGCGCGTGATCGCCCGCCCGCATCTCCTCGAAGACGACCTCGACCGTTCCCGCTGA
- a CDS encoding sugar-binding domain-containing protein codes for MIDTDELLSIRAAELYYEENKTQDEIGAVLRLTRWKVGRLLAQAKASGFIRIEIVHPRARRLIVERRLREHTGLSDAVVVSAAGVSTDEELQSRAAQAAADYLTALRPVPATLGISWGRTLHEVARGLKPGWARGVNVVQINGGVSLNRREGTAAATAVTIAQKALGSATLLPSPAILERIETKLAIESDRAVATVLDLGSAASAYLFSAGQADENSALVDSGYLTADQVAELVRKGAVGDIVGRYINADGHIVDLELDERTIGIRLEQLRRAPTAIAVIAGSTKHAVARAIVSSGLCTVLVTDEDTALAVLGETH; via the coding sequence GTGATCGATACAGACGAACTGCTGTCCATTCGCGCCGCCGAACTCTATTACGAAGAGAACAAGACCCAGGACGAGATCGGCGCCGTCCTCCGGCTCACCCGCTGGAAGGTCGGCCGGCTCCTTGCGCAGGCCAAGGCGAGCGGCTTCATCCGGATCGAGATCGTGCACCCGCGAGCCCGCCGCCTCATCGTCGAGCGTCGCCTGCGGGAACACACCGGGCTGAGCGACGCCGTCGTCGTCTCCGCAGCCGGCGTCTCGACCGACGAGGAACTGCAGTCCCGGGCGGCCCAGGCCGCCGCCGACTACCTCACTGCGCTCCGTCCGGTTCCGGCGACCCTCGGCATCAGCTGGGGCCGCACCCTGCATGAGGTGGCCCGGGGCCTGAAGCCCGGCTGGGCGCGCGGCGTCAACGTCGTGCAGATCAACGGCGGCGTCAGCCTCAACCGGCGGGAGGGAACGGCTGCGGCGACCGCGGTCACGATCGCGCAGAAAGCGCTCGGCTCCGCGACCCTGCTGCCGAGTCCCGCGATCCTCGAGCGCATCGAAACCAAGCTCGCGATCGAATCCGACCGCGCCGTCGCGACGGTCCTCGACCTGGGCAGCGCGGCATCCGCCTACCTGTTCAGCGCAGGCCAGGCCGACGAGAATTCGGCGCTCGTCGACAGCGGCTACCTCACGGCCGACCAGGTCGCCGAACTCGTGCGCAAGGGCGCCGTCGGAGACATCGTCGGCCGGTACATCAACGCGGACGGCCATATCGTCGACCTCGAGCTCGACGAGCGGACCATCGGCATCCGGCTCGAACAACTGCGCCGGGCACCGACCGCGATCGCCGTGATCGCGGGAAGCACAAAACACGCCGTCGCCCGCGCCATCGTCTCCAGCGGCCTCTGCACCGTGCTCGTCACCGACGAGGACACCGCCCTTGCCGTCCTGGGCGAAACCCACTGA
- the deoC gene encoding deoxyribose-phosphate aldolase encodes MTSIPVVATQPSTRSRALAVIGGEATDTNLRRYLHGIPGIDAVGLEQRAAAIGTRSIKTSSKKRVIDTIIGLIDLTTLEGADTPGKVRSLVGKARTPDPGDPGCPRVAAVCVYGDMVPYAVEALGSAHAAGRDPGIFVASVATAFPSGRASLAVKLADVADAVAAGADEIDMVIDRGAFLSGRFGQVYDEIVAVKEACRRADGSVAHLKVILETGELGTYDNVRRASWLAILAGGDFIKTSTGKMQPAATLPVTLSMIEVVRDWHRLTGARVGVKPAGGIRTSKDAIKYLVAVAETVGEDWLTPSLFRFGASSLLNDVLMQRQKMQVGHYSGPDYVTID; translated from the coding sequence ATGACAAGCATCCCAGTGGTCGCGACCCAGCCGTCGACGAGGTCCCGTGCCCTCGCCGTCATCGGCGGCGAGGCCACAGACACGAACCTCCGCCGCTACCTGCACGGGATCCCCGGGATCGACGCGGTCGGGCTCGAACAGCGCGCCGCCGCCATCGGCACGCGCTCGATCAAGACGAGTTCGAAGAAACGGGTGATCGACACGATCATCGGCCTGATCGACCTGACGACCCTCGAGGGCGCTGACACGCCGGGCAAGGTCCGTTCCCTCGTCGGCAAGGCGCGCACGCCAGACCCCGGTGACCCGGGCTGCCCCCGCGTCGCCGCCGTCTGCGTCTACGGAGACATGGTCCCGTACGCCGTCGAGGCGCTCGGCTCCGCACACGCGGCCGGTCGCGACCCGGGCATCTTCGTCGCCTCCGTCGCCACCGCGTTCCCGAGCGGCCGCGCCTCCCTCGCGGTGAAGCTCGCCGACGTGGCCGACGCCGTCGCTGCCGGCGCCGACGAGATCGACATGGTCATCGACCGCGGGGCCTTTCTTTCCGGTCGTTTCGGCCAGGTCTACGACGAAATCGTCGCCGTCAAGGAAGCCTGCCGCCGCGCCGACGGCAGTGTCGCCCACCTCAAGGTGATCCTCGAGACCGGCGAACTGGGCACCTACGACAACGTGCGCCGCGCCTCCTGGCTCGCCATCCTCGCCGGCGGCGACTTCATCAAGACCTCAACCGGCAAGATGCAGCCCGCGGCCACCCTCCCCGTGACCCTCTCGATGATCGAGGTCGTGCGCGACTGGCACCGCCTCACCGGGGCGAGGGTCGGTGTGAAGCCGGCCGGCGGCATCCGCACCTCGAAGGACGCCATCAAGTACCTCGTCGCCGTCGCCGAGACCGTGGGCGAGGACTGGCTCACGCCGAGCCTCTTCCGCTTCGGCGCCTCGAGCCTGCTCAATGACGTGCTGATGCAACGGCAGAAGATGCAGGTCGGACACTACTCCGGCCCCGACTACGTGACGATCGACTGA